In one Nocardioides luteus genomic region, the following are encoded:
- a CDS encoding HelD family protein, with the protein MGEQVDRVGQVGEEQRSVDAMHALLAAEVSAKCAAQERATAASVDGPGERYARDLEVAQLTESIRQLRAAENALCFGRIDRPDGESLHIGRIGLRSEAGEPLLIDWRAEAARPFYAATMASPMGLRRRRHLRLDRRRVVDVNDEILDGTSPTAADLVGDSPLVAALSTARTGRMHEAAATLQAEQDEIVRSPHRGVMVVDGGPGTGKTIVALHRAAYVLYAFPAIAGRGVLVFGPNQRFLTYISQVLPSLGENDVKLATMPDLVGVEAARAEPDHIARIKGRSALADGLASVVRRHQPHGVPLELKTTHDTVRLDPAVVDAARRQALQGDAGHNRACALFTEYVVDDLVAELERRTTTEISDFEEELEALLGIDLDRFAGVDGTGSHDDLDIDWDSIREDLLGDPAIERAIARVWPRLSAEDLVRELLSSRDVLAAMLPDVAAEDLALLGVGAPDQWSSADLALLDEARALVEGAPRTSYGHIVVDEAQQLSEMEWRALMRRCPSRSMTIVGDLAQAGPSTTLHSWDDALRPYVEERFAHHRLSVNYRTTTEILLATGPLLAEIAPDQQLSRSIRHGDQPRVLDVTEEALPSMLNGLIAEVTREHPGELIGVIATTERARALEAEVESAGATIVAAPDARGLEFDIVIIVDPAGIRATGDAGPRDLYVAQTRATKRLLSLQPSMTG; encoded by the coding sequence GTGGGCGAGCAGGTCGACAGGGTCGGGCAGGTCGGCGAGGAGCAGCGGTCGGTCGACGCGATGCATGCGCTTCTCGCGGCCGAGGTGAGCGCGAAGTGCGCAGCACAGGAGCGAGCGACCGCTGCGTCCGTCGACGGACCTGGTGAGCGTTACGCCAGAGACCTGGAGGTCGCGCAGCTGACCGAGAGCATTCGACAGCTGCGGGCGGCGGAGAACGCGCTGTGTTTCGGGCGGATCGATCGGCCCGACGGCGAGTCCCTGCACATCGGCCGGATCGGGCTACGGTCCGAGGCCGGAGAGCCGCTGCTCATCGACTGGCGGGCCGAGGCGGCGCGGCCGTTCTACGCGGCGACGATGGCCTCACCGATGGGCCTGCGCAGGCGCCGCCACCTGCGCCTCGACAGGCGCCGGGTCGTCGACGTCAACGACGAGATCCTCGACGGTACGTCGCCGACGGCTGCCGACCTCGTGGGCGACAGCCCGCTCGTCGCCGCACTGAGCACAGCCCGGACCGGGCGGATGCACGAGGCCGCGGCGACCCTGCAGGCCGAGCAGGACGAGATCGTCCGGTCTCCCCATCGCGGCGTGATGGTCGTCGACGGCGGCCCGGGGACGGGCAAGACCATCGTCGCGCTGCATCGCGCGGCGTACGTGCTGTACGCGTTCCCCGCCATCGCCGGCCGAGGTGTCCTCGTCTTCGGGCCGAACCAGCGCTTCCTCACCTACATCTCCCAGGTGCTGCCCTCGCTCGGCGAGAACGACGTGAAGCTGGCCACGATGCCTGATCTGGTGGGTGTCGAGGCAGCCCGGGCCGAGCCGGACCACATCGCACGGATCAAGGGCCGCTCGGCGCTCGCCGACGGCCTCGCGAGCGTGGTGCGGCGTCATCAGCCCCACGGCGTACCGCTGGAGCTGAAGACCACCCACGACACGGTGCGGCTCGACCCGGCGGTCGTCGATGCCGCTCGCCGCCAGGCCCTGCAGGGCGACGCCGGGCACAACCGGGCGTGTGCTCTCTTCACCGAGTACGTCGTCGATGACCTCGTGGCCGAGCTGGAACGGCGCACCACGACGGAGATCTCCGACTTCGAAGAAGAGCTGGAGGCGCTGCTGGGCATCGATCTCGACCGGTTCGCGGGCGTCGACGGCACTGGATCCCACGACGATCTGGACATCGACTGGGACAGCATCCGCGAGGATCTCCTCGGAGACCCGGCCATCGAGCGCGCGATCGCACGGGTCTGGCCCCGACTCTCTGCGGAGGATCTCGTCCGCGAGCTCCTGAGCAGCCGCGACGTACTCGCAGCCATGCTTCCCGACGTCGCGGCCGAGGACCTCGCGCTCCTGGGCGTCGGCGCTCCCGACCAGTGGAGCAGCGCGGATCTGGCCCTCCTTGACGAGGCGCGCGCCTTGGTCGAGGGCGCCCCGAGGACGAGCTACGGACACATCGTCGTGGACGAGGCCCAGCAGCTCTCCGAGATGGAGTGGCGTGCGCTGATGCGCCGCTGCCCGAGCCGGTCGATGACCATCGTCGGAGACCTCGCCCAGGCGGGCCCCTCGACCACCCTCCACTCGTGGGACGACGCGTTGAGACCGTACGTCGAGGAGCGGTTCGCCCACCACCGGCTGTCGGTCAACTACCGCACCACGACCGAGATCCTGCTCGCCACCGGGCCGCTGCTGGCCGAGATCGCTCCCGATCAGCAGCTCTCCAGATCGATCCGGCACGGAGACCAGCCACGCGTCCTCGACGTGACGGAGGAGGCCCTCCCGTCAATGCTGAACGGCCTGATCGCCGAGGTGACTCGGGAGCACCCCGGTGAGCTGATCGGCGTCATCGCCACCACCGAGCGGGCACGCGCTCTGGAGGCCGAGGTCGAAAGTGCCGGCGCGACCATCGTCGCCGCACCCGACGCCCGCGGCCTGGAGTTCGACATCGTGATCATCGTCGACCCCGCAGGCATCCGAGCAACCGGAGACGCCGGTCCGCGCGACCTCTATGTCGCCCAGACCCGAGCGACAAAGCGTCTCCTGAGCCTGCAACCGTCGATGACGGGCTGA
- a CDS encoding antibiotic biosynthesis monooxygenase, with protein MPVMEVTRLRVASDKAAALSEARPAMLAAFSERPGFVRADLVRLSEDEWLDLIVWESSADFAESRRRGADSPAVATFFAAIDAVIAGEEGQLWEA; from the coding sequence ATGCCGGTGATGGAGGTGACGCGACTGCGGGTCGCGTCGGACAAGGCGGCCGCGCTGAGCGAGGCGCGGCCCGCGATGCTAGCGGCGTTCAGCGAGCGGCCCGGGTTCGTCCGTGCGGACCTGGTGCGGCTGTCGGAGGACGAGTGGCTCGACCTGATCGTGTGGGAGAGCTCAGCGGACTTCGCGGAGTCGCGGCGCCGTGGCGCGGACTCTCCGGCGGTGGCGACGTTCTTCGCCGCGATCGATGCCGTCATCGCGGGAGAGGAGGGGCAGCTGTGGGAGGCATGA
- a CDS encoding NADPH:quinone reductase, whose product MMRAAWYERQGPARSVLQVGELPVPEPGPGEVRVRVVASGIHVGDTGKRQGHWGSTMAFPRVVPHGDGAGVVDAVGPGVDEARVGERVWVFLAQSYRPGGTAAEYTTVPVEHAVPLPDGIPFEQAAGLGIPGITGHRAVFAGGPVAGRNVLVTGAVGAVGRAAVASALRGGATVVAAVRSERQLEQARALGAQHAVLAGPGMAGRIAEAIGQERLDLAADVAFDAHVREIHEALRYGGEIATYASVDAEPRVPFWPLGFKNVTVRFLSNDDFPEEANQHAARDLTTALADGTLHYPVRARYALDRIAEAHEDVEHGSGSTRVILEP is encoded by the coding sequence ATGATGCGTGCCGCCTGGTACGAGCGTCAGGGACCGGCCAGGTCCGTGCTGCAGGTGGGCGAGCTGCCCGTGCCCGAGCCGGGGCCGGGTGAGGTCCGGGTGCGTGTGGTCGCGTCCGGGATCCATGTCGGCGACACCGGTAAGCGCCAGGGCCACTGGGGCTCCACGATGGCGTTTCCCCGCGTGGTCCCGCACGGTGACGGCGCGGGCGTCGTGGACGCCGTCGGACCGGGGGTCGACGAGGCCCGGGTAGGGGAGCGGGTGTGGGTCTTCCTCGCCCAGTCCTACCGGCCGGGTGGGACGGCGGCCGAGTACACGACAGTGCCGGTCGAGCACGCCGTGCCGTTGCCCGACGGCATCCCGTTCGAGCAGGCCGCAGGACTCGGCATCCCGGGCATCACCGGACATCGCGCGGTCTTCGCGGGCGGCCCCGTCGCGGGCCGGAACGTGCTGGTGACCGGCGCGGTGGGCGCCGTCGGGCGAGCCGCCGTCGCCTCGGCGCTACGCGGCGGGGCCACGGTCGTGGCCGCCGTCCGCTCGGAGCGCCAGCTCGAGCAGGCGCGCGCTCTGGGGGCGCAGCATGCCGTGCTCGCCGGGCCGGGGATGGCCGGCCGAATCGCCGAGGCGATCGGTCAGGAACGGCTCGACCTGGCGGCGGACGTCGCGTTCGACGCTCACGTCAGGGAGATCCATGAGGCGCTGCGGTACGGCGGCGAGATCGCCACCTACGCCTCGGTCGACGCCGAACCGCGCGTGCCGTTCTGGCCGCTCGGCTTCAAGAACGTCACCGTGCGCTTCCTCAGCAACGACGACTTCCCCGAGGAGGCGAACCAGCACGCCGCACGGGACCTCACCACGGCCCTCGCGGACGGCACGTTGCACTACCCGGTTCGGGCGCGCTACGCGCTGGACCGGATCGCCGAGGCGCACGAGGACGTCGAGCACGGATCGGGCTCGACACGCGTCATCCTGGAGCCATGA
- a CDS encoding MarR family winged helix-turn-helix transcriptional regulator, with protein MNRRPDAAASDTRAATQADPADLKDGPRTDLPMATTRLLLLLQGEMFRRIAEEGFADVRPRQGAVLAYLTPEGRRLSEYAELSGQPKQIIGTIADELEEAGYVTRRPDPSDGRAKLLAPTERGLAELEASRNIIADLEARVADELGEDGLATLMDHLVRAARAVRAARGDSAQE; from the coding sequence ATGAACCGACGACCGGACGCTGCCGCCTCCGACACCAGAGCCGCCACCCAGGCCGACCCTGCCGACCTGAAGGACGGGCCGCGGACCGACCTGCCGATGGCGACGACGCGGCTGCTGCTTCTGCTCCAAGGCGAGATGTTCCGTCGCATCGCCGAGGAGGGGTTCGCGGACGTCCGGCCACGCCAGGGCGCCGTGCTGGCCTATCTCACACCCGAGGGGCGGCGTCTGTCCGAGTACGCCGAACTGTCCGGTCAGCCCAAGCAGATCATCGGCACCATCGCCGACGAGCTGGAGGAGGCGGGTTACGTCACGCGCCGGCCGGACCCCTCCGACGGCCGGGCCAAGCTGCTGGCCCCCACCGAACGGGGGCTCGCCGAGCTGGAGGCCTCGCGCAACATCATCGCCGACCTGGAGGCGCGGGTGGCCGACGAGCTGGGTGAAGACGGCCTGGCGACGCTCATGGACCACCTGGTCCGTGCGGCACGGGCGGTTCGGGCTGCGCGGGGGGATAGTGCGCAGGAATAG
- a CDS encoding FadR/GntR family transcriptional regulator, whose product MTTSSGESAHRLHQSVRDALGRQIVSGELPTGAVLTLEGIQATYDVSRPVAREAIRVLQAMGMVATRRRVGITVLPRQEWNVFDPLVIRWRLDGEGRREQLLSLSELRRGFEPIAARLAAERAEPEHHGALARSVADMVVHAASGDLEAYLEADTAFHRVLLNACGNEMLAAFGDLVAELLAGRTHHHLMPATPNPTAIELHEKVAISIRNGDPAGAEEAMRAIIDEAAEALAAADDPP is encoded by the coding sequence GTGACGACATCGAGCGGTGAGTCCGCGCACCGACTGCACCAGAGCGTCCGGGACGCGCTCGGGCGCCAGATCGTCTCCGGCGAGCTGCCGACGGGGGCCGTTCTCACGCTGGAAGGGATCCAGGCGACGTACGACGTCTCGCGGCCGGTCGCCCGCGAGGCCATCCGGGTGCTGCAGGCGATGGGCATGGTCGCGACCCGGCGCCGCGTCGGCATCACCGTTCTCCCGCGACAGGAGTGGAACGTCTTCGACCCGCTCGTCATCCGTTGGCGCCTCGACGGCGAGGGCCGGCGCGAGCAGCTGCTCTCCCTCTCCGAGCTGCGCCGCGGCTTCGAGCCGATCGCCGCCCGCCTCGCCGCCGAGCGCGCCGAGCCGGAGCACCACGGTGCCCTCGCCCGGTCGGTGGCCGACATGGTCGTCCACGCCGCCTCCGGCGACCTCGAGGCCTACCTCGAGGCCGACACCGCCTTCCATCGCGTCCTCCTCAACGCCTGTGGCAACGAGATGCTCGCCGCCTTCGGAGACCTCGTCGCCGAGCTCCTGGCCGGACGTACGCACCACCACCTGATGCCCGCCACGCCGAACCCGACCGCCATCGAGCTGCACGAGAAGGTGGCCATCTCCATCCGCAACGGCGACCCCGCCGGAGCCGAGGAGGCCATGCGCGCCATCATCGACGAGGCCGCCGAGGCCCTCGCCGCCGCCGACGACCCGCCGTAG
- a CDS encoding gluconokinase translates to MGVSGSGKSTVGAAIAQRLQVPFADADDFHPPENIAKMASGRPLDDRDRQPWLETLGSWLAEHEHTGAVLSCSALKRSYRDLLHSRARGLRLLHLSGTPEVVEARLAARAGHFMPPSLLRSQFATLEPLAPDEQGMTIDIDQDIDAIVDRYLTTVTPTSNLTKESA, encoded by the coding sequence ATGGGAGTCTCCGGCTCCGGCAAGTCGACCGTCGGTGCGGCCATCGCCCAGCGCCTCCAGGTCCCCTTCGCCGACGCCGACGACTTCCACCCGCCGGAGAACATCGCGAAGATGGCCTCGGGCCGTCCGCTGGACGACCGCGACCGGCAGCCCTGGCTGGAGACGCTCGGCAGCTGGCTCGCCGAGCACGAGCACACCGGTGCGGTGCTGAGCTGTTCGGCGCTCAAGCGCAGCTACCGCGACCTGCTCCACAGTCGCGCCCGCGGCCTCCGGCTCCTCCACCTCAGCGGCACCCCGGAGGTGGTCGAGGCGCGCCTCGCCGCCCGCGCGGGGCACTTCATGCCGCCGTCGCTGCTGCGCTCGCAGTTCGCGACCCTCGAGCCCCTCGCTCCCGACGAGCAGGGCATGACCATCGACATCGACCAGGACATCGATGCGATCGTCGACCGCTATCTCACCACGGTGACCCCCACCTCGAACCTCACCAAGGAGTCCGCATGA
- a CDS encoding GntP family permease — translation MNILAAATEPVAPVASGGVLLAAALAAIALIVVLITYVKLHPFLALLLGGVAVGVLSGRNVMDVITSFGEGFGATATSVGLLIALGAMFAKLLSDSGGADQIVDTIVGRSSVRTLPWAMALVGAIIGLPMFFEIGLVLLMPVIYLVARRAQVSLITVGIPTLAGLSAMHGLVPPHPGPLAAIGALQADLGTTLALGVLVSIPVIIVSGPLFGRLAGRWVVVDAPHTFDAAPVADGSGDSRRPSFGITLFSVLLPLVLMLAKAIVDIVINDPENQVQQVFDVIGYPLVALTIAVVVAMFTLGRGAGMDRRQIAKTVEQSLPPIAGIVLIVAAGGGFKQSLIDTGIGTQLAEWAQGSGVSAIVLAWVLAVLIRLATGSATVATITASSLVVDLVANMPAAEVSLVVLAVGAGSVFFSHVNDAGFWLVKEYFGLDVVQTIKSWSLMETVLSVSGLVFVLALSLVV, via the coding sequence ATGAACATCCTCGCTGCCGCGACCGAGCCGGTCGCACCGGTCGCCTCGGGAGGCGTACTCCTCGCCGCCGCGCTCGCGGCGATCGCGCTGATCGTCGTCCTGATCACCTACGTGAAGTTGCACCCGTTCCTCGCCCTGCTCCTCGGCGGCGTCGCGGTTGGCGTGCTGTCGGGACGCAACGTGATGGACGTGATCACCTCGTTCGGCGAGGGGTTCGGCGCGACCGCCACCAGCGTCGGCCTGCTGATCGCGCTCGGCGCGATGTTCGCCAAGCTCCTCTCCGACTCCGGCGGCGCGGACCAGATCGTCGACACGATCGTCGGCAGGTCCTCGGTCCGTACGCTGCCCTGGGCGATGGCGCTCGTCGGCGCGATCATCGGCCTGCCGATGTTCTTCGAGATCGGCCTGGTGCTGCTGATGCCGGTCATCTACCTGGTCGCCCGCCGCGCGCAGGTCTCGCTCATCACGGTCGGCATCCCGACCCTCGCCGGTCTCTCGGCCATGCACGGCCTGGTGCCGCCGCACCCGGGTCCGCTGGCCGCGATCGGCGCGCTCCAGGCCGACCTGGGCACGACGCTCGCGCTCGGCGTACTCGTCTCCATCCCGGTCATCATCGTCAGCGGGCCGCTGTTCGGCCGGCTCGCCGGCCGCTGGGTCGTGGTCGACGCGCCGCACACCTTCGACGCCGCTCCGGTCGCCGACGGCTCCGGCGACAGCCGCCGCCCCTCGTTCGGCATCACCCTGTTCAGCGTCCTGCTCCCGCTGGTCCTGATGCTCGCCAAGGCGATCGTCGACATCGTCATCAACGACCCCGAGAACCAGGTCCAGCAGGTCTTCGACGTGATCGGCTACCCGCTCGTCGCACTGACCATCGCGGTCGTCGTCGCCATGTTCACCCTCGGCCGCGGCGCCGGGATGGACCGCCGCCAGATCGCCAAGACCGTCGAGCAGTCGCTCCCGCCGATCGCGGGGATCGTGCTCATCGTCGCCGCCGGCGGTGGCTTCAAGCAGTCGCTGATCGACACCGGCATCGGCACCCAGCTCGCCGAGTGGGCGCAGGGCTCGGGCGTCTCCGCCATCGTCCTCGCCTGGGTGCTCGCGGTGCTCATCCGCCTCGCCACCGGCTCCGCGACCGTCGCCACCATCACCGCCTCCTCGCTGGTCGTCGACCTGGTCGCCAACATGCCCGCCGCCGAGGTCTCGCTCGTCGTGCTCGCCGTCGGCGCCGGCTCGGTGTTCTTCTCGCACGTCAACGACGCCGGGTTCTGGCTGGTCAAGGAGTACTTCGGCCTCGACGTCGTGCAGACGATCAAGTCCTGGTCGCTGATGGAGACGGTGCTCTCCGTGTCCGGCCTGGTGTTCGTGCTCGCGCTGAGCCTCGTCGTCTGA
- a CDS encoding VOC family protein translates to MSIDMDFITKDRERIKKEYLREEGTRPASTARGIHHTALLSSDVRRSIDFYQGLLEFPLTEIFENRDYAGSDHFFFDVGAGNLLAFFTLPGLDLGEYAEVLGGLHHIAISVTHEKWDYLRAKLDDAGIDYMVESKSSIYFKGPDGERLELLADPLGEMYGTKVL, encoded by the coding sequence ATGAGCATCGACATGGACTTCATCACGAAGGACCGTGAGCGGATCAAGAAGGAGTACCTCCGCGAGGAGGGCACCCGGCCGGCCAGCACGGCCCGGGGGATCCACCACACCGCGCTGCTCTCCTCGGACGTACGCAGGTCGATCGACTTCTACCAGGGGCTCCTCGAGTTCCCGCTGACCGAGATCTTCGAGAACCGCGACTACGCCGGCTCCGACCACTTCTTCTTCGACGTCGGGGCGGGCAACCTGCTGGCCTTCTTCACCCTCCCCGGGCTCGACCTGGGGGAGTACGCCGAGGTTCTCGGCGGGCTGCACCACATCGCGATCTCGGTGACCCACGAGAAGTGGGACTACCTGCGCGCCAAGCTCGACGACGCCGGCATCGACTACATGGTCGAGTCCAAGTCGTCGATCTACTTCAAGGGGCCCGACGGCGAGCGGCTCGAGCTCCTCGCCGACCCGCTGGGGGAGATGTACGGCACCAAGGTGCTCTGA
- a CDS encoding maleylpyruvate isomerase family mycothiol-dependent enzyme, which translates to MSMWNFMDASSKETLLDLIRREADGMFALVAADEAWNGPTASGAWTAANVVGHLVDTTETYFRSFDAAEGKGEAPELVPLTEMATHVDKGARQFEGVSRAELVERCQTALADELAIFEGLSTDDWMGLTVPHKYMGPLPAAFYPVFALVDYTLHSWDIREGLGRPHALAADSADMLVPLCNILWANTVARTPAAEPLEVGISITSGAHAGGTRMTLGADGLQQEPGSLDGVETIIEFDPASFVLTAYGRTNAGTVKGDPAVAAEFLGSFFRI; encoded by the coding sequence ATGAGCATGTGGAACTTCATGGACGCATCCAGCAAGGAGACCCTGCTGGACCTCATCCGCCGCGAGGCGGACGGCATGTTCGCCCTCGTCGCCGCCGACGAGGCCTGGAACGGTCCGACCGCCTCGGGCGCGTGGACCGCCGCGAACGTCGTCGGCCACCTGGTCGACACCACCGAGACCTACTTCCGCAGCTTCGACGCCGCCGAAGGCAAGGGGGAGGCGCCGGAGCTGGTGCCGCTCACCGAGATGGCGACGCACGTCGACAAGGGCGCCCGCCAGTTCGAGGGCGTCTCGCGCGCCGAGCTGGTCGAGCGCTGTCAGACGGCGCTCGCCGACGAGCTGGCGATCTTCGAGGGTCTCAGCACCGACGACTGGATGGGCCTGACGGTCCCGCACAAGTACATGGGCCCGCTCCCGGCGGCGTTCTACCCGGTCTTCGCGCTCGTCGACTACACGCTGCACAGCTGGGACATCCGCGAGGGCCTCGGCCGTCCGCACGCGCTGGCGGCGGACTCCGCCGACATGCTGGTGCCGCTGTGCAACATCTTGTGGGCCAACACCGTGGCGCGTACGCCCGCGGCGGAGCCGCTCGAGGTCGGCATCAGCATCACCTCCGGCGCGCACGCCGGTGGCACCCGGATGACGCTCGGCGCCGACGGCCTCCAGCAGGAGCCCGGATCGCTCGACGGCGTGGAGACGATCATCGAATTCGACCCGGCCAGCTTCGTGCTGACCGCGTACGGCCGGACCAACGCCGGCACCGTCAAGGGCGACCCCGCGGTCGCCGCAGAGTTCCTGGGCAGCTTCTTCAGGATCTGA
- a CDS encoding MarR family winged helix-turn-helix transcriptional regulator, giving the protein MDEVKWLSNDEQVAWRAWLAVNAQLTARMNRDLQAKNGLSLADYDVLVNLTDVPDRSLRMYELGDKLQWEKSRLSRQVMRMAARGLVERRECLDDRRGAYVDLTPAGLEAIEAAAPEHVKLIRQVMFDAFTPEEVAALTKLYEGVLERLEAKPARATADDSAA; this is encoded by the coding sequence ATGGACGAGGTCAAGTGGCTCAGTAACGACGAACAGGTCGCCTGGCGTGCCTGGCTTGCCGTCAACGCACAGCTCACCGCGCGGATGAACCGCGACCTCCAGGCCAAGAACGGCCTCTCCCTCGCCGACTACGACGTCCTGGTCAACCTGACCGACGTCCCCGACCGCTCGCTGCGGATGTACGAGCTCGGCGACAAGCTCCAGTGGGAGAAGAGCCGGCTCTCGCGTCAGGTGATGCGGATGGCCGCCCGCGGGCTCGTCGAGCGTCGCGAGTGCCTCGACGACCGGCGCGGAGCCTACGTCGACCTCACCCCGGCCGGGCTCGAGGCCATCGAGGCCGCTGCCCCTGAGCACGTGAAGCTGATCCGGCAGGTCATGTTCGACGCCTTCACTCCCGAGGAGGTCGCCGCCCTGACCAAGCTCTACGAGGGCGTGCTGGAGCGCCTCGAGGCCAAGCCCGCCCGGGCCACCGCGGACGACTCCGCCGCCTGA
- the der gene encoding ribosome biogenesis GTPase Der, translating into MTDPDVSYEDVRDLHETDETPAGPQPVVAVVGRPNVGKSTLVNRIIGRREAVVQDVPGVTRDRVSYDADWNGKAFTLVDTGGWDPDAQGLAERIAAQAEIAVSLADAVLFVVDATVGITDADEAVVRILRKSGKPVVLVANKVDDMRTEAEASALWNLGLGEPWPVSALHGRGSGDMLDAILAVLPDPPPLPEGTEIGGPRRIALVGKPNVGKSSLLNKLAKEERAVVDNVAGTTVDPVDELIELGGREWRFIDTAGIRKRVKESSGHEYYASLRTTTAIDRAEVAVLVIDGGEKISEQDIRILQTVREAGRALVIAFNKWDLVDEDRRWQLDREIERELVQVQWAPRINITARTGWHVDRLVPALDKALEGWETRIGTGALNSFLGRLVAEHPHPVRSGKQPKILFGTQPSTAPPTFILFTSGKLDASYERFIERRLREEFGFVGTPIVLQQRVREKRKR; encoded by the coding sequence ATGACTGACCCCGACGTTTCGTACGAGGACGTACGAGACCTGCACGAGACTGACGAGACCCCGGCCGGGCCACAGCCCGTCGTGGCCGTCGTCGGCCGCCCCAACGTCGGGAAGTCGACCCTGGTCAACCGGATCATCGGCCGCCGCGAGGCGGTCGTCCAGGACGTACCCGGCGTGACCCGCGACCGGGTCTCCTACGACGCCGACTGGAACGGCAAGGCGTTCACGCTGGTCGACACCGGCGGCTGGGACCCCGACGCCCAGGGGCTGGCCGAGCGGATCGCCGCCCAGGCCGAGATCGCGGTCTCCCTGGCCGACGCCGTCCTCTTCGTGGTCGACGCGACCGTCGGCATCACCGACGCCGACGAGGCGGTCGTACGCATCCTGCGCAAGTCCGGCAAGCCGGTCGTCCTGGTTGCCAACAAGGTCGACGACATGCGCACCGAGGCGGAGGCCTCCGCTCTGTGGAACCTCGGGCTCGGTGAGCCCTGGCCGGTCTCTGCGCTCCACGGCCGTGGCTCGGGCGACATGCTCGACGCGATCCTCGCGGTGCTCCCCGACCCGCCGCCGCTCCCCGAGGGCACAGAGATCGGTGGCCCGCGTCGGATCGCGCTCGTCGGCAAGCCCAACGTCGGCAAGTCCTCGCTGCTCAACAAGCTGGCCAAGGAGGAGCGGGCCGTCGTCGACAACGTCGCCGGCACCACCGTCGACCCGGTCGACGAGCTGATCGAGCTCGGCGGCCGCGAGTGGCGCTTCATCGACACCGCGGGCATCAGGAAGCGGGTCAAGGAGTCGAGCGGGCACGAGTACTACGCGTCCCTGCGCACCACCACCGCGATCGACCGCGCCGAGGTGGCCGTGCTGGTCATCGATGGCGGCGAGAAGATCTCCGAGCAGGACATCCGGATCCTGCAGACGGTCCGCGAGGCCGGTCGCGCGCTCGTGATCGCCTTCAACAAGTGGGACCTCGTCGACGAGGACCGTCGCTGGCAGCTCGACCGCGAGATCGAGCGGGAGCTCGTCCAGGTGCAGTGGGCGCCGCGGATCAACATCACGGCCCGCACCGGCTGGCACGTCGACCGCCTGGTCCCGGCTCTCGACAAGGCTCTCGAGGGCTGGGAGACGCGCATCGGCACGGGCGCGCTCAACTCCTTCCTCGGCCGCCTCGTCGCCGAGCACCCGCACCCGGTCCGCTCCGGCAAGCAGCCGAAGATCCTCTTCGGCACCCAGCCCTCGACCGCGCCGCCGACCTTCATCCTGTTCACCAGCGGCAAGCTCGACGCCTCCTACGAGCGCTTCATCGAGCGTCGGCTGCGCGAGGAGTTCGGCTTCGTCGGCACCCCGATCGTGCTCCAGCAGCGGGTCCGGGAGAAGCGCAAGCGCTAG
- a CDS encoding lysophospholipid acyltransferase family protein — protein MRDLPHTDGVEHPTRWPLYHLNVHARRLIRRRYDVRLHETENIPATGAVVFASNHIGIIDGPLLAIFTPRPVHALTKLEMFEHWFLGPFLRWAGQIPLYRFGSDPAAVKTALKVLREGNAMGIYPEGTRGAGDLVRFNRGAAYFALASGAPVVPVTMLGSRDPGGGVSSLPHKGARIDIVYGEPFHVERVGWPRTREQVGHVSGLLQKHMQVQQDHALALTGRELPGPLPSEENND, from the coding sequence GTGAGAGACCTTCCACACACGGATGGTGTCGAGCACCCCACCCGCTGGCCGCTCTATCACCTCAACGTCCACGCCCGGCGGCTGATCCGCCGCCGTTACGACGTCCGGCTGCACGAGACGGAGAACATCCCGGCGACGGGGGCGGTCGTCTTCGCCTCCAACCACATCGGCATCATCGACGGTCCGCTGCTGGCGATCTTCACCCCGCGTCCGGTGCACGCGCTGACCAAGCTGGAGATGTTCGAGCACTGGTTCCTCGGCCCGTTCCTGCGCTGGGCGGGCCAGATCCCGCTCTACCGGTTCGGCAGCGACCCGGCCGCGGTGAAGACGGCGCTGAAGGTGCTGCGCGAGGGCAACGCGATGGGTATCTACCCGGAGGGCACCCGGGGTGCCGGCGACCTGGTCCGCTTCAACCGCGGCGCCGCCTATTTCGCCCTCGCCTCGGGCGCTCCGGTGGTGCCCGTGACCATGCTCGGCAGCCGCGACCCGGGCGGCGGGGTCTCGTCGCTGCCGCACAAAGGTGCCCGGATCGACATCGTCTATGGCGAGCCTTTCCACGTCGAGCGCGTAGGCTGGCCGCGTACCAGGGAACAAGTCGGGCATGTCTCGGGTTTGCTCCAGAAGCACATGCAGGTCCAACAGGACCATGCCCTGGCGTTGACCGGTCGCGAGCTGCCCGGTCCGCTACCTAGCGAGGAGAACAATGACTGA